In a genomic window of Urocitellus parryii isolate mUroPar1 chromosome 2, mUroPar1.hap1, whole genome shotgun sequence:
- the LOC113176311 gene encoding keratin-associated protein 13-1-like, which yields MSSSCCSGNFSSCSLGGSLRFPSSCGSSYPSNLVYSTDLCYPSTCQLGSSLYRGSQETCCEPNSCQTSCMVSSPCQPSCYGQRTSTLYSPCQRTYAGSLGFGSSSCHSLGYGSRSCYSLGCGSRGFRSLNYGVSGFPFQGFRSSFCNPVYFPSRVFHSSCYQPLYRLGF from the coding sequence ATGTCCTCCAGCTGCTGCTCTGgaaacttttcctcctgctctcttgGGGGCTCCCTGCGCTTCCCAAGCTCCTGTGGCTCTTCCTACCCCAGCAACCTGGTCTACAGCACTGACCTGTGCTATCCCAGCACCTGCCAGCTGGGCTCCTCTCTCTACAGGGGCAGTCAGGAGACCTGCTGTGAGCCCAACAGCTGCCAGACATCCTGCATGGTGTCCAGCCCCTGCCAGCCTTCCTGCTATGGCCAGAGGACATCCACACTCTACAGTCCCTGCCAGAGGACCTATGCTGGATCACTGGGCTTTGGTTCCAGCAGCTGCCACTCCCTGGGCTATGGATCTAGAAGCTGCTACTCACTGGGCTGTGGATCCAGGGGCTTCAGATCCCTGAATTATGGTGTCTCTGGCTTCCCTTTCCAGGGTTTCAGATCCAGTTTCTGCAACCCAGTTTATTTTCCTTCTAGGGTTTTCCATTCATCTTGTTACCAGCCATTATATAGACTGGGCTTCTAA